From a single Gammaproteobacteria bacterium genomic region:
- a CDS encoding PQQ-dependent sugar dehydrogenase — protein sequence MLPRAALPLVAVAALCAQAQAEIYESEEHRFRAVTVVAGVKHPWSIAFLPGGDMLFTQRTGELRLVREGRLLEQPLAGVPDALVRGQGGLQEVAVHPDFEVNRIVYLSYSKAEGDRNTTALVRARLEGDRLHQVEEIFEADAWSAAPGHYGAKIAFDGNGHLFMSIGDRMEMPRENLESHGAQLLGSHAGAIVRLREDGSVPDDNPFAGHPGALPEIWSYGHRNPQGLDYHPATGRLWSTEHGPQGGDELNLILPGLNYGWPVIGFGVNYGSGTPIHASSEREGMEQPMTYWTPSIGASGLIVYEGDAFPRWRGDLFAGGLAPRHRRLSRIRTDDQGRVVAREPLLQDVYRLRDVRQGPDGFIYLATDDRSGQLTDIVRLEPAH from the coding sequence ATGCTGCCGCGCGCCGCGCTCCCGCTCGTAGCGGTTGCTGCGCTGTGCGCGCAGGCGCAGGCTGAAATTTACGAATCCGAGGAGCATCGCTTCCGTGCCGTCACGGTGGTGGCGGGCGTCAAGCATCCCTGGAGCATCGCTTTTCTGCCGGGTGGCGACATGCTCTTCACCCAGCGCACCGGCGAATTGCGCCTGGTGCGCGAGGGCAGGCTGCTGGAGCAGCCGCTGGCCGGCGTCCCGGACGCTCTGGTCCGGGGCCAGGGCGGGCTTCAGGAAGTCGCAGTGCACCCGGATTTCGAGGTCAATCGGATCGTCTATCTGAGCTATTCCAAGGCCGAAGGCGATCGCAACACCACCGCTTTAGTGCGCGCCCGGCTCGAGGGAGACCGTCTCCACCAGGTGGAGGAGATCTTCGAGGCCGACGCCTGGAGCGCCGCCCCGGGACATTACGGCGCGAAGATCGCCTTCGACGGCAACGGGCACCTGTTCATGTCGATCGGAGACCGCATGGAAATGCCCCGGGAGAACCTGGAAAGCCATGGCGCACAGTTGCTCGGCAGCCACGCGGGCGCCATCGTGAGGCTCAGGGAAGACGGCTCCGTGCCCGATGACAATCCCTTTGCGGGCCATCCCGGCGCGTTGCCGGAGATCTGGAGCTATGGTCACCGCAATCCCCAGGGTCTGGACTATCACCCGGCGACCGGACGGCTCTGGTCAACGGAGCATGGACCTCAGGGCGGCGACGAACTCAACCTGATCCTGCCGGGCTTGAACTACGGCTGGCCGGTGATCGGCTTCGGCGTGAATTACGGCTCCGGAACGCCCATTCACGCCTCCAGCGAGCGCGAAGGCATGGAGCAGCCCATGACCTACTGGACCCCGTCCATCGGCGCTTCCGGCCTGATCGTTTACGAAGGCGACGCTTTCCCGCGCTGGCGCGGCGATCTGTTCGCCGGGGGCCTGGCTCCCAGGCATCGCCGCCTGTCGCGCATCCGCACGGACGACCAAGGGCGGGTGGTGGCCCGCGAACCGCTTCTGCAGGACGTCTACCGGCTGCGCGATGTCCGCCAGGGGCCGGACGGCTTCATTTACCTGGCCACCGACGACCGCAGCGGCCAGCTCACGGACATCGTGCGGCTCGAACCGGCGCACTGA